GTGGGCGGAACGGAATGGTTCATCGTGGAGCAGGAAACCTACGCCTACCCGCCGCTGGAATGCGTCCGCCGGTGCTTGCAAAACCTAAAGGCGATGGGGTTAGCGTGACGGTCAGGCGGTCAACCGCACTTCAAAGCGGTTGTCCGCTCCTTGCCGCACTGTCAGCGGATAGGTGACGGTGCGTCCATCCGGCGCGCGGACGGTCAAGGTGTAATCGCCGAAAACGGCGCGGGTGCGCCATTCGCCGTGGGCGTCCGTGACGCCGCTTGCTTTCGTCCACCACGCCCCCTTGATGAGCGCCATCATCCGCTCGTAAACGGGTTTGGGCGACATGTCCTTGCGCAACCAACCGGCAGGCGCATCCATCCACGCGCCATCGTCGGAGAAGTCCCACCAAGTGATCGCTTGCACGGCGGGATGGGAAAACAGCAGGGTGTAAAAGCGTTCGGTCCCTTCCGCTTGGCGCTCTTCGCCGTCGGGCGTCGTTTCGCCCCAACGCTGCCGGTCTATGGACGGTCCGCTGACGATGGTCGTTTCGGTGAAGTGCAAAGGTAAACCGAGTTGGGCGAACCGCTCACAAATTTGCCAAGTGCGCTGGGGTGACCAAACGCCGCCGTGCATGTGGCTTTGGATACCGACGACATCAAACAGCCAGCGTCCTCCCTCGTCTCTCAGCTGCTGCAAAATCCGCAGGTAAGCCTCGCTGGTGTTGTAGTCGTTGACGAGCAATGTCGCTTTCGGGTTGGCTTGGCGGGCGATTTGCAGGTGCAACCGCGTGTAAGCGACGGGACCCAACTGGTGCGCCCACGCCCGCATCTTGGTCGCAAATTCACCGCTCGGCTTGAACTGCGTGTGCGTCGGCTCGTTGACGACATCCCAAAGGTCAATTTGACCCGCAAACCGTCGGACGATTTCCCGCACCCGCGCCGTTGACAGGCGCTCAATCTCCGCGAAGTCGTCGGGCAGCCAAGAAGGGGAACTGGCGGGATGGTCCCAAACGAGCGGGTGCCCTTTACAAACGATGCCGTGTTGTTGACACCACTCTACGACGCGCTCCGTGTAGTCGTAAATCGGTTTACCCCGCTCGCGCTCGTAAAACGCCCAGTAAAAGGGCAGCGTGGCGTAGTTGAAAATTGCCGCAAACCGCTCGCGGTAAAGGGCTTCGCGTTCAGGGTTTGCGATGCGTCCCCAACGGAAGATGTTGCAGCCGAACAGGAAAGCGTGGCGCGTTTGCACGAGTTGCAACGCAGCGTGGGGCAGTGGCTTGCCTTGCGCCGTGCGGACGACGACGGTGACATCGCCCTTGCGGTGCCGCTCAATGCGTTCGTTTGCCGTCGCCAGCAATTGGTGTTCCTCTTGCGCCGCCACTTCGTCCATGTTTTTCTGCGCCCCTTTCCGCTGCAATCCAACGCCTATTGCTGCTGCGCCGATCGCTGTCACAATAAACCTGCGCCGCTTCATCGGGTCACTCTCCTTTTTCCACTCAACCTGTTGCGTCGTCCCTCTTTTTAGACGGATGGCGTCTTCACAGCGACCAACCTTTGCGGTAGGTGCGCCGGAGGTAGCGGTCAGCTTCGGGGCAACCCTTGGCGCGCAGCGCTTTCGGGTCAAACTCAATCTTTTCGCCCGTCAGCAGTGCCACATTGCCCAGCAGCACGACTTCTGTCACCAACCCCGCAAACTCAAAGTTGGACATTGTGGGTGTCCCCGTTTTGCACGCCTGCACCCACTCCAGGCGATGGTTGTCCTGCGGGGCACGGGGTAAACTCGGGGCAGGCGGTTGGTAGTCTTTGAAGCGGTCTGCCGGCAGCAACCGCCCGTTGAACATCACACCCTTGTCACCGACGATCAAATGCCCGTTGTCAGGGATGGTCTCACCCTTTAGCCAATCCTTGAGCAACTCCGCCGACGGTTTCTGCCCGCCGTCATACCAAGTCAACCGCACCGAAGGCAAATTGCCCCGTGCGGGAAACTCATATTGCACGATGGACCAACGCGGGTAGGTCTCGCCGTTGTGTCCCGACGAAACGGCTTGCACCCACGACGGGTAGCCCAAATTTAACGCCAAAAAGGGCATCGGAAACGCATGGCAGCCGATGTCGCCCAACGCCCCTGTCCCGAAATCAATCCAACCGCGCCAGCGGAACGGATGGTAAGCTGGATGGTAGGGGCGATAGGGGGCAGGACCCAGCCACAAATCCCAGTCCAACTCCGACGGCACCGGCGGCGTCTCCTTCGGTCGGTCAATCCCCTGCGGCCAGATGGGACGGTCCGTCCACAGATGCACTTCCCGCACTGCACCCAGCGCGCCTGCGCGGATGATTTCAATGGCTTGGCGCGTCGCACTGCTGGCTAACCCTTGGTTGCCCATCTGCGTCGCCACTTTTTGCCGCCGCGCCACCTCCCGCATCATCCGCGCCTCAGCGATGCACCAGGTCAAGGGCTTCTCACAGTAGACATGCTTGCCCAACTTCATCGCCGCAATGGACGCCACCGCATGGGTGTGGTCGGGTGTCGCCACGACGACGGCGTCAATTTGCCCGTGCAGTTCGTCCAGCATCTTCCGAAAGTCTTTGTAGCGCCTCGCCGCCGGAAATTTTTGGAAGGTGCCTGCTGCGTGCTGCCAGTCCACATCGCACAGCGCGACGATGTTTTCGCCCAATTTGGCAAACTCGTCCACCAACGCGGCGCCTTGTCCGCCGGCGCCGACGAAAGCGATGTCCAGTTTCTCGTTGGCTTGGTAACTCCACGCGGAGCGGGCGTTGCGCAAGAGCCAAAATCCCACACCGCCCGACACCGCTGTGCGCAAAAAGGTGCGCCGTTCCATGCGTTCCCCCATCGCAGCGACCTCCTTTCGGCTTTTACGCGATCGCCCAGAAGGCGCGTTCCGCACCCACACCGAAAACGATTGCGGCGGCGCTTAACGCTGCCTTCCGAGGCAGATGCGTCAAGCCATTTTTTTCGCCGAACCAAAGCCCATTTGCTCAGCACAGCACCGCGCTGCAACGGTCACAACGCCCAACCCTTGCGGTAGGGGCGCTGGACGAGCGGCTCGGCTTCGGGGCGACCCCGCACCTTCATCGCCGCCGCATCCCATTCCACACGCCCACCCAAGCGGATGGCAAGGTTGCCCAGCGCGACGATCTCCGTTAAGTAAGCGGCGTAATCAACGAAGTTGGACATCGGCGTGATGCTTTCGCCCTTACACGCCAACACGAACTCGCGGTGGTGCCCCGGCGAGCGCGGCAGGAAGGGCGCAGGTGGCTGGAAATCACGGAATTGGTCGGCAGGCAACAGTTGCCAACTGGTCGCGTAATCGCCGGGCGCATACAGCGTCCCCTTTTCGCCGACGATAAGACAACCGCTGCCGGGCACTTCACCGCTGATAAGGCTCAAAACTTCCTGCGGTGGCTTTTTGCCCCCGTCATACCACACGAGCGTCAAAGGAGCCATCCCAGCGCGAGCGGGGAAATGGTAGCGGACGATAGACCACTTGGGGTAACTCTCACCGTTGCAGCCGGAGTGCTCCGCTTCCACGACGATCGTTTTGCCTTCTGCGACGGCGCGGTGCAACTTCAGCGCCATGACGGGCAAGTTGAGCGTGTGACACCCCATATCACCCAACGCTCCCGTCCCAAAATCGCACCAGCCCCGCCAAACAAACGGCAGGTAAGCCGGATGGTAGGGGCGATAGGGGGCAGGACCCAGCCACAAATCCCAGTCCAACTCCGACGGCACCGGCGGCGTCTCCTTCGGTCGGTCAACCCCCTGCGGCCAGATGGGGCGATTGGACCAAACATGCACCTCACGCACTTGACCCAAGACGCCCGCGCGCACGATTTCTACGGCTTGGCGTAACCCGTCGCTCGCCGTCCCCTGATTGCCCATCTGCGTGACGACCTTCTGATTAATCGCCACCTTTCGCATCGCCCGCGCTTCGCCGATGCACCAGGTCAAGGGC
The sequence above is drawn from the bacterium HR17 genome and encodes:
- the iolG_8 gene encoding Inositol 2-dehydrogenase; this translates as MKRRTFLRNAALGSVGLLVLRNPKSVWGYQANNKLNMAFVGAGGQGGGLVNVFAGMGENIVALCDVDDRRASGTFQKFPAARRYKDFRKMLDELHGQIDAVVVATPDHTHAVASIAAMKLGKHVYCEKPLTWCIGEARAMRKVAINQKVVTQMGNQGTASDGLRQAVEIVRAGVLGQVREVHVWSNRPIWPQGVDRPKETPPVPSELDWDLWLGPAPYRPYHPAYLPFVWRGWCDFGTGALGDMGCHTLNLPVMALKLHRAVAEGKTIVVEAEHSGCNGESYPKWSIVRYHFPARAGMAPLTLVWYDGGKKPPQEVLSLISGEVPGSGCLIVGEKGTLYAPGDYATSWQLLPADQFRDFQPPAPFLPRSPGHHREFVLACKGESITPMSNFVDYAAYLTEIVALGNLAIRLGGRVEWDAAAMKVRGRPEAEPLVQRPYRKGWAL
- the iolG_7 gene encoding Inositol 2-dehydrogenase, giving the protein MGERMERRTFLRTAVSGGVGFWLLRNARSAWSYQANEKLDIAFVGAGGQGAALVDEFAKLGENIVALCDVDWQHAAGTFQKFPAARRYKDFRKMLDELHGQIDAVVVATPDHTHAVASIAAMKLGKHVYCEKPLTWCIAEARMMREVARRQKVATQMGNQGLASSATRQAIEIIRAGALGAVREVHLWTDRPIWPQGIDRPKETPPVPSELDWDLWLGPAPYRPYHPAYHPFRWRGWIDFGTGALGDIGCHAFPMPFLALNLGYPSWVQAVSSGHNGETYPRWSIVQYEFPARGNLPSVRLTWYDGGQKPSAELLKDWLKGETIPDNGHLIVGDKGVMFNGRLLPADRFKDYQPPAPSLPRAPQDNHRLEWVQACKTGTPTMSNFEFAGLVTEVVLLGNVALLTGEKIEFDPKALRAKGCPEADRYLRRTYRKGWSL
- the rsgI6 gene encoding Anti-sigma-I factor RsgI6, translating into MKRRRFIVTAIGAAAIGVGLQRKGAQKNMDEVAAQEEHQLLATANERIERHRKGDVTVVVRTAQGKPLPHAALQLVQTRHAFLFGCNIFRWGRIANPEREALYRERFAAIFNYATLPFYWAFYERERGKPIYDYTERVVEWCQQHGIVCKGHPLVWDHPASSPSWLPDDFAEIERLSTARVREIVRRFAGQIDLWDVVNEPTHTQFKPSGEFATKMRAWAHQLGPVAYTRLHLQIARQANPKATLLVNDYNTSEAYLRILQQLRDEGGRWLFDVVGIQSHMHGGVWSPQRTWQICERFAQLGLPLHFTETTIVSGPSIDRQRWGETTPDGEERQAEGTERFYTLLFSHPAVQAITWWDFSDDGAWMDAPAGWLRKDMSPKPVYERMMALIKGAWWTKASGVTDAHGEWRTRAVFGDYTLTVRAPDGRTVTYPLTVRQGADNRFEVRLTA